The sequence CCCGACCATTATCGCAGTTAATCAGCGTCAAAGATTCAGAAAAAACAGCTGCATCAATTATCGGTACAGCACAAAGGATGTTCCAACGCTTTCTCAAAAGGGATTTTGTGGGTGCATTCTGCGGTCAAACAACCCTTCCTTTGGATCTAGATGGAAAACAGTTGATTGTTTTTGGATTGGATAGAAACAACAGAGACATTGTTAGTCCACTGCTTGCTGCAATTCTTCACATGATTGTAACCCGCAACATAACCCGCACTATTCCCCGTAGTGACCCTTTGATTGTTGCTTTAGATGAGCTACCGACATTCTATTTACCAGCACTTGTTAATTGGCTAAACGAGGGACGTGAAGATGGTTTCGTCGGTATTTTAGGTTATCAAAATATTGCTCAACTAGAGAAAGTTTACGGGAAAGAATTATCACGAGCAATATTAGGAGGTACTGCAACTAAGTTTATTTTTAATCCCCAAGACCCTGAATCTGCAAAGATATTCAGCGACTACTTGGGAGAAATGGAAATTAGATTTAATTCCAAATCTCAGAGTACTGGTAAAGGAGGTGGTTCTCGCAGCAGAAACGAGCATCATCAAAAGCGACATTTATTAGAACCCGCACAGTTCGCCAAAATGGGTACGGGGAGAGCAGTAATTATCAATCCAGCTTATAGTCGTGGTACGGAAGCATACGTTCCTCTATTACACAAAATAAAGGTTCCCCTCTACGATATTGAAGAAATGAATTGGTCGGAAAGTAAATGGGATTTTGTACGGGAACGATTGGTTGGAAATAATAAAGTTAGTGTTAGCGATGAAGAACGTTCTGCACAGTTTTTAGAGCGTAAAGCATTAGCAGAAAAATTATTTCCATTACCTGACGAAGGGGAAGAGTTCGCTTCACCAGAAGAATTAAACAATATTTTTTAGAGTTAAACAATATGGTAAAGAAAATAATTAATTATAGTTCAAAAGCTTCTGCTGTTTTATCACAATACCCTAAATGGTTAGAAATGGTCATTGAAGCACAAGATAAACCAGTTTTAGATAAAAATTATTGTCCTCATGTAATTGAAATATTTGACCAGCATGGTCTGTTGGCTGGAAAAATCAACGGATTGTCCGCTTATGAATGTACTAGAGATATTCAACAAAAAAGTGATTTTAATGCTTGGCTGCTTGATGGACAATTAGCCGTATTTTATGTAGGCTCAAAATTAATCATTAATCGTTTGGAAGCTGTAGCTGTAGTTAACAAAGGAGAGTAAATGAAATGCCAAATATATTTACTGTCAACGAAAGTGACGCAACAGCAATGCAGCAGCGTTACGAACAATTAATTGAAGTATTATTAAAAGCTGTATTAGATGTAGAACAAAATTCAGACAAACAAGGATTGAAAATATTTGATGGGGATAAAATAGTTTATGGACACGATGAAAATCAATTTCGTGATGAAGTATCTGGTTTCTCAGGGGAACTATTAAATCCTGAATTAATTGCACAACTTCAAGAATTACGTTCTTCTTCAATTGGGGAAGTTGTAGATGGTGCTGCTAACAAGAGAATTGAATTAGATGGGAAAGTTCTCTTACAATCTGATTCGGAAGGTAAGGTAATCGTTAACAATTTTTTGGAGCAAGAAGCTTTTACGGATAAAATACCCAAAAATTTAGAATATTGGGAAAATCTAGGTAATATTAATCAAATTAATCAACCAGAATTATCGCCTCTTGAGCCGAATTATACAAACTCACATCCCGTTTCGGGTTCAACACGAGTAACTGAATCGTTACAGTTATTAGAAGATAGTCCTTTGAAAACATTATTAAGCTCAGAAGTTGAGCAATTAAAAGCAGAAGTAAAAGCACTACAACAAGAACGTAATTTATATCAGGAATTAATAGAACAAAGATTGAAGCAACCTCAAAATACTTCTTGGTGGCAGCAAATAGTTAACAATGCATCAACAGTTATTTCAAGTGTCACTTCTGCTGTAAAGATAGGAATAAATGAATTTAAAGAAAATTCAAAACAACATAAATTTGCAGCATCAATCAAAAACTTATTTCAATTACAAACTCAACCAGGAGAAAATCAGTATCAAGCGGGTGATTATCAAATATCTCGCAATGGTTCACACTATGAAGTAAAAGATTCGGCTACAGATAAACTTGTAATGCAGTTTTGGGACACTAATTTAGGAGTAAAAGTAGAAAAAAGCGATTTAGTAAATGTTGATATTCAAGATATCAATTCCTTACAAAAATCACTACAAAAAAATGAACCAATTCCTGCATCTTTTGCTCCAGTAGGGAAGCAAGAAGCTGAATATTTCGCTCGTGTTGAGAGAGTTACGAATGTGCTTGTAGAATATGCTGCTGTACAGCAACGAGATGTAGAAATTGATGGACGATTTTCTTATAAATGGAAAGCTAGTCCTGATGGTAATGTACAAATTGAAGCGAAAGATGGACGCGGTAGTTTACTTGAAAAAACTGGTGGACAGTTAACAAGTAATATGAGCGAACGCGATTTGAATTATTTTGAACAAATTCTACCCAAGTTGCAACCAAGAAGTCAAAGACAGGTAATTGCATCTCAAACTCATCGAGTTGCAAATAACGAATTAGAAAGATAGTTATATTATATGAAATTGTCTCAATTGAATTTATTCCTAGATTCTGGTATTCCAATTGTTAGTGTTAATGCTCCTTTACCAGAAAGAATTAATGTTTTGGAGGAGATTTATATTGAATGCGCTCAAATGCGAAATATCCCCCTTTATGTATGGAATGCTGGGTGGGGATGCTTTAAGCAAACAAAATATGATTCTGATTCCCAACTAAACTTTGCTAATCCACAGTACAAACATAATAATATTTTTATTAACCTTGATTACTTATTAAATGGAGAATCGCCAGGTATTTTCGTCTTTGAAAATTTATCATCTCTAATAGAAATTAATTATCTTAAAATAATCTCTCAGTTAATCAACATCTATTTTCAGCTTAAAAATTGCAATAAATTAAAAAGAATAATCATTCTCTCAACTGATGATGTAGAATTACCAGAAGCTTTAAGCAATTTAATTCCTAGTATTTCTTATACGCTACCTAATCATGAAGAAATTACTAATTTGATAGAAGAATTTTTATGTAACTTCTTTGAAAAACTAAACAAACAAGCGCTAGTCAGTGCTTGCGCTGGTTTAACAAGAGAGGAAATACGTGATGGGTTAAAGATTGCACTGAATTCCTGTTCTCAATTGAGTTATGATATTTTCGTTCAACAACTGCTTGAATATAAAAGAAATCGCTTTCGCTCTTTTAATCTAAACTTTGTTGCTAAACCCAATATTCCTGATTTTGGAGGTTTGGATTTACTCAAGAAGTACGTAAAAAATGTCAAATACGATTTTTTACCTCAAGCACGAACAGCGAAAATTCCACTTCCTAAAGGGTGTTTGTTAGTGGGACCACCAGGAACGGGAAAAACTTTATCAGCTAATGTCATAGCTAAAATCTTAGGATTTCCTCTAATTAGTGTAGATACTGCTCTTGTGATTACCGATGGTGCGATTTACCTCAAACGTTTATTGGAGCGGGTAGAAGCTTGCGCTCCTGTGGTGATGTATTTTGATGAATTTGATAAACTTTTTGCTGCATCTAAATCTACGGGTGAAGATAGCAGTTCTCGACAAATTTTAGGTACTTTATTAACTTGGTTGCAGGATAAAACAAGTGCAGTATTTGTAGTTGCAACTCTTAACCGTCTTGATGCATTACCACC comes from Rivularia sp. PCC 7116 and encodes:
- a CDS encoding type IV secretory system conjugative DNA transfer family protein → MNNNFYTVQQPSITLQNSQIDKLVDLMKSQSGLILLGCFASIGIFKLISGSNYKGKVATSYWGGSREKSQAAKKARKQIAKPIRNSVGLYVGTPPYIRTALQKQWYSRGLIKTKPTITQQLLSSNSTLYVPDAQRGIAVIGAAGSGKTFSVIDPLIRSAFDQGFPMLLYDFKFPAQTKRAVAYAMKRGYSVRIFAPGFGESETCNPLDLLRDEEDAIAAGQLTQVISRNFDRGANASSDKFFEEAGDSLVEGILLVTKAIKTLTGEDKYCDLMMAQAILSLPNLAARLEAASKEKLKVWTSRPLSQLISVKDSEKTAASIIGTAQRMFQRFLKRDFVGAFCGQTTLPLDLDGKQLIVFGLDRNNRDIVSPLLAAILHMIVTRNITRTIPRSDPLIVALDELPTFYLPALVNWLNEGREDGFVGILGYQNIAQLEKVYGKELSRAILGGTATKFIFNPQDPESAKIFSDYLGEMEIRFNSKSQSTGKGGGSRSRNEHHQKRHLLEPAQFAKMGTGRAVIINPAYSRGTEAYVPLLHKIKVPLYDIEEMNWSESKWDFVRERLVGNNKVSVSDEERSAQFLERKALAEKLFPLPDEGEEFASPEELNNIF
- a CDS encoding AAA family ATPase, with protein sequence MKLSQLNLFLDSGIPIVSVNAPLPERINVLEEIYIECAQMRNIPLYVWNAGWGCFKQTKYDSDSQLNFANPQYKHNNIFINLDYLLNGESPGIFVFENLSSLIEINYLKIISQLINIYFQLKNCNKLKRIIILSTDDVELPEALSNLIPSISYTLPNHEEITNLIEEFLCNFFEKLNKQALVSACAGLTREEIRDGLKIALNSCSQLSYDIFVQQLLEYKRNRFRSFNLNFVAKPNIPDFGGLDLLKKYVKNVKYDFLPQARTAKIPLPKGCLLVGPPGTGKTLSANVIAKILGFPLISVDTALVITDGAIYLKRLLERVEACAPVVMYFDEFDKLFAASKSTGEDSSSRQILGTLLTWLQDKTSAVFVVATLNRLDALPPELTRVGRFDEIFYVGFPQAIERKEILIMHLARFDNRYKNGDVLTEKEWRIVLNKTVNCTGAELSQIVQKAARAKFHLGEKMEIGLHELLEQREIMVPLYVRDTDRILAIANRAKFITQPASSPDTSVFAPAITSFWGDVSS